From Oryza sativa Japonica Group chromosome 4, ASM3414082v1, one genomic window encodes:
- the LOC4335071 gene encoding pentatricopeptide repeat-containing protein At2g15690, mitochondrial-like: MAAAAAAIRRPLLRSVAFSSSRSRSLLHLLSRPLSYSYPPSASPNHLHHPHQQQWQPSPPPPPPPPQGPPPQWSPPGNYHQQQAPPPARHYYGPPQHQPRYNYGPPQPQAPPPPRNDYGPPPPPPQQQQQQREAVVGPGELIGLGREGRVKEAVEKLDKGARADPQAFYELAAACSNPKLLEELRKIHDFFLRSPFRADLQVNNKMLEMYAKCAAMNHARRTFDHMPDRNMDSWHIMIDGYAVNGLGDVALQLFEEMKTKYGIAPTAHTFTLVLNACANSEAIEEAFLYFDAMSRDHGIEPGVEHYVGIIEVLGKSGHLNEAVEYIEKLPFEPTDTVWESLLNLARMNGDIDLEDRAEELLVSLDPTKVNPKKLPTPPPKRRLGINMLDGRNKLVEYRLPPKIEKKVVNEQRYVPDTRYVLHDIDQEAKEQALLYHSERLAIAYGLISTPARTPLRIIKNLRICGDCHNAIKIMSRIVGRELIVRDNKRFHHFKDGKCSCGDYW; encoded by the coding sequence atggccgccgccgccgccgccatccgccgcccgctcctccgctccgtcgccttctcctcctccaggtcccgctccctcctccacctcctctcccgcccCCTCTCCTACTCCTACCCCCCTTCCGCCTCCCCCAACCATCTCCACCACCCCCACCAGCAGCAGTGGCAGccatcgcctccgcctccgcctccgccgccgcaaggACCTCCTCCCCAGTGGTCTCCTCCCGGAAACTACCACCAGCAGCAGGCCCCTCCCCCTGCGCGCCACTACTACGGCCCCCCGCAGCATCAGCCTCGCTACAACTACGGCCCTCCGCAGCcacaggcgccgccgccgccgcgcaacgactacgggccaccgccgccgccgccgcagcagcagcagcagcagcgggaggCTGTGGTGGGGCCAGGGGAGCTGATCGGGCTCGGACGGGAGGGGCGAGTCAAGGAGGCGGTGGAGAAGCTCGACAAGGGGGCGCGCGCCGACCCGCAGGCCTTCTACGAGCTCGCCGCGGCTTGCTCCAACCCCAAGCTGCTCGAGGAGCTCAGGAAGATCCACGACTTCTTCCTCCGCTCGCCCTTCCGCGCCGACCTCCAGGTCAACAACAAGATGCTCGAGATGTACGCCAAGTGCGCCGCCATGAACCACGCCCGCAGGACGTTCGACCATATGCCTGACCGGAACATGGACTCCTGGCACATCATGATCGATGGCTACGCGGTGAACGGGCTCGGGGACGTTGCGCTGCAGCTGTTCGAGGAGATGAAGACCAAGTATGGAATTGCACCGACCGCCCACACTTTCACGCTCGTGCTCAATGCCTGTGCCAACTCGGAGGCCATTGAGGAGGCATTCCTGTACTTTGATGCCATGTCCAGGGATCATGGCATTGAGCCTGGTGTGGAGCACTATGTTGGGATCATTGAGGTTTTGGGGAAGTCGGGGCATCTCAACGAGGCTGTGGAGTACATCGAGAAGCTTCCGTTTGAGCCCACTGACACGGTGTGGGAATCGCTCTTGAACCTTGCGCGCATGAATGGAGACATTGACCTTGAGGATAGGGCAGAGGAGTTGCTGGTCTCGCTCGATCCAACCAAAGTTAATCCTAAGAAGCTCCCTACTCCACCTCCGAAGAGGCGCCTTGGGATTAATATGCTTGATGGGAGGAACAAGCTGGTAGAGTACAGGTTGCCGCCCAAGATCGAAAAGAAGGTGGTGAACGAACAGCGGTATGTCCCAGACACAAGGTATGTTCTCCATGACATTGATCAGGAGGCAAAGGAGCAGGCACTGCTGTACCATAGTGAGAGGCTAGCGATTGCCTATGGTTTGATTAGCACCCCAGCAAGGACTCCACTTCGCATCATTAAGAACCTCAGGATCTGTGGAGACTGCCACAATGCTATCAAGATCATGTCGAGGATTGTAGGGAGAGAGCTTATCGTAAGAGATAATAAGCGCTTCCACCATTTCAAGGATGGGAAGTGCTCTTGTGGTGATTATTGGTGA
- the LOC4335072 gene encoding uncharacterized protein — protein sequence MSYYGSSSSGGWGSRRVEYGRTYIVRPKGRHQATIVWLHGLGDNGASWSQLLDSLSLPNIKWICPTAATRPVTAFGGFPCTAWFDVEDISVDGRDDIEGLDASAAHIANLLSSEPPDVKLGIGGFSMGAAAALHSAACYAHGKFANSMPYPITLSAVISLSGWLPCSRTLRSKTESSHMAARRASSLPILLSHGRVDEVVSYRNAERSVDTLRNSGFLYLNFKSYNGLGHYTIPEEMDDVGKWLSSRLGLDRSR from the exons ATGAGCTATTATGGAAGCAGCTCTTCTG GTGGATGGGGCAGTCGGAGAGTCGAGTATGGGAGGACCTATATAGTGAGGCCAAAGGGAAGGCACCAAGCCACCATTGTGTGGCTCCATGGTCTAGGTGACAATGGTGCAAG CTGGTCCCAGCTCCTGGATTCTCTTTCATTGCCAAAT ATCAAGTGGATTTGCCCAACTGCAGCAACCCGGCCTGTCACGGCATTCGGCGGATTCCCTTGCACTGCGT GGTTTGATGTGGAGGACATTTCAGTGGATGGCCGTGATGACATTGAAGGACTGGATGCTTCAGCTGCACATATTGCAAACCTGTTGTCGTCAGAGCCACCTGACG TGAAGCTTGGGATCGGCGGTTTCAGCATGGGTGCAGCTGCTGCCCTCCACTCCGCAGCGTGCTACGCTCACGGCAAATTCGCGAATAGCATGCCATATCCAATCACACTCAGTGCGGTCATCAGCTTGAGTGGCTGGCTCCCTTGCTCCAG GACCCTGAGGAGCAAGACGGAGAGCTCACACATGGCTGCAAGAAGAGCTTCCTCCTTGCCTATCTTACTAAGTCATGGAAGAG TGGATGAGGTTGTATCCTACAGGAATGCTGAGAGATCAGTCGACACTCTGCGTAACTCGGGGTTCTTGTATCTGAATTTCAAATCCTACAATGG GCTAGGCCACTATACCATCCCTGAAGAGATGGACGATGTCGGCAAATGGCTCAGCTCAAGGCTTGGCCTCGACAGATCACGCTAA